Proteins encoded by one window of Aphis gossypii isolate Hap1 chromosome X, ASM2018417v2, whole genome shotgun sequence:
- the LOC114130574 gene encoding protein artichoke isoform X2, with the protein MRSTDGLLALLWVIIAIAVTARTPRVAAATCPQPSDAVRRCKCSSRDNEIQIWCSHGDSKTIFDELKQLASSVTDPIDELILENNAISSMPANAFSTLKIIRLMLRENGIQKVASNWLSDQETSILELFIVEAELRSFPEESLMVLPRLEALSLIAGSLTRLPIISGLARLRYVQIEASSLINMGTGNFLGLPFLEQLHITGSPKMQKLDVGTVQDLPRLFLLNFTDCGITWMHPRAFARLPSLLELSLVGNKLADASNIGGAIRDLTSLTTIRLDRNELEFINEATFVDIPSLRYVYLSTNKISDIRRGAFHRMPNLKSIDISKNQVRHIHPESFTPIRDNNLEELWLSENSIDNAMTIRLILDMFPKLRFLDVSRNQLQDIIYGSVQGHSRLEMLYLEHNRLQRVGRETFTAMPMLRELRLANNSLSNYLAIPLWNLPMLKGLDISFNKFDKLERRMLATLPSLRRFDISHNAVSSLDPTTFIDTPNLEHINISHNNIDSINSLTLSHLYHLYEFDASHNRLNQFVGGMPRAIEYLYLSHNKIMSLPSDGSTDLHLPALKLLDVSDNGIHRVPSNSLIALNLLRWLYLGGNSMQQLDNGAFSGLSQLEILTLNDNKLLSIHPNTFKELPLLNELNLKGNRLEVLEPSLLSNNEKLKKLDVSHNRLTEIHESYFSVNKELEELSIAHNSLSEFPTSLAANPNLKILDLRNNEIKHMKSGMVSSMPYLKELYLSENNLNILHEGAFQQLPNLTILEMEGNNLNTLPSYGIQSLPNLMVVKMARNKLVSLPSAAMVNLPMLQIVELQQNQLNEIASDAFVGIPNLIMMNLSHNYLNGMEKSGLNNLRNLEVLDLSHNKLKQITTRSIQNMHSLIMLKLDNNRLCNIIGSPFEGMSRLRVLSLRDNKMTSLSESTFNSIKPTISRLDVDGNPVHCACNMRWLQSWLRTTADSFGPRCTDGTLLREMTFTSKHCDEKELNNIEENIPGCEIESVPVSNANTVTSNKVTTWTNSEESDKNKPLPEETDYFYDDVVDLNDKVEHQRGFSTEKTLSTISPAILSHYVPGDTPTLYASSRPNSSSPYTDDHSVQSNAGGTAYTFFGVPIPPLNLNNIWGQGKGTGKRLKDSRRNSLPKRTSTVDQDGFTPNLPGTGSFRPMMTTPDNTFFGEDMENDGDEDNIYRNNSASNKIIGSGSPPRYQLSSTTESPYRYDRFSSNDLSFSKFVNITTRDSLYESATINSIIRPTAKPSMTNNQQQTLATATTIQNDLVNQSEIPFVQLSTVVCSQWDPRRRARRPNSNVSSQPSRIRTPQQRRRLRPDQLQRPPKRSTCPRHRR; encoded by the exons ATGCGGTCCACCGACGGTCTGCTGGCACTGCTATGGGTCATCATCGCCATAGCTGTGACTGCGAGGACGCCGCGTGTCGCGGCGGCTACGTGCCCACAGCCAAGTGATGCCGTCCGGCGATGCAAGTGTTCCAGCCGAGACAATGAAATTCAGATATG GTGTAGTCATGGAGATTCGAAGACCATATTTGATGAGTTGAAGCAGTTAGCTTCATCCGTAACAGATCCAATTGACGaactaatattagaaaataatgccATTTCGTCAATGCCTGCCAATGctttttcaactttaaaaattatacgattAATGTTACGTGAAAATGGAATTCAAAAAGTTGCTTCAAACTGGTTATCTGATCAAGAAACAAGCATACTAGAATTGTTTATAGTAGAAGCAGAACTTAGAAGTTTTCCAGAGGAAAGTTTAATGGTATTACCTAGACTAGAAGCTCTATCGTTAATCGCAGGATCATTAACGCGACTACCAATAATATCTGGCTTAGCTAGATTGAGGTATGTTCAAATCGAAGCATCTTCATTGATAAACATGGGAACAGGCAATTTCTTGGGGTTGCCATTTCTAGAACAGTTGCATATCACTGGTTCTCCAAAAATGCAAAAGTTGGACGTAGGCACTGTACAGGATTTGCCTCgactatttttgttaaattttacgGATTGTGGAATCACGTGGATGCACCCTAGAGCTTTTGCTCGTTTGCCATCACTTCTTGAACTATCGTTAGTCGGCAACAAGTTAGCTGATGCATCAAATATTGGAGGAGCAATTAGAGATTTGACCTCTTTAACTACAATTAGACTCGATAGAAATGAATTAGAATTCATTAATGAAGCCACATTCGTAGATATACCGTCGTTGCGTTATGTCTATCTATCCACCAACAAGATAAGTGATATACGTAGAGGCGCATTTCATCGAATGCCCAATCTAAAGTCAATCGACATAAGCAAAAATCAAGTTCGTCATATCCACCCGGAATCATTCACGCCCATTCGCGATAACAATCTAGAAGAATTATGGTTATCTGAAAATTCCATAGACAATGCGATGAcaataagattaattttagACATGTTTCCTAAACTACGTTTTCTGGATGTCAGTCGGAATCAGTTGCAGGACATTATTTACGGATCAGTACAGGGACATTCAAGGCTAGAAATGTTGTACTTAGAACACAATAGACTACAAAGGGTTGGCAGGGAAACATTCACTGCTATGCCAATGTTAAGGGAATTGAGATTGGCAAATAATTCGCTGTCCAATTACCTAGCAATTCCTCTATGGAATTTACCCATGTTAAAAGGTCTTGACATatcgtttaataaatttgataaactaGAACGACGTATGCTAGCTACATTGCCATCATTAAGGCGATTTGATATTAGTCACAATGCTGTTTCATCATTAGATCCGACCACTTTTATCGACACTCCAAATTtagaacatataaatatatctcatAACAACATAGATTCTATAAACTCTTTAACACTATCCCACTTATACCATTTGTACGAATTCGACGCAAGTCACAATAGACTTAATCaa TTTGTTGGTGGTATGCCAAGAGCCAttgaatacttatatttatctcacaataaaattatgagcTTGCCAAGTGATGGTTCAACAGATTTACATCTACCAGCCTTGAAACTTCTTGATGTTTCAG ATAATGGTATTCATAGAGTACcatcaaattcattaattgctttaaatttattgcgtTGGCTCTATTTGGGTGGAAATTCAATGCAACAACTGGATAATGGAGCATTTAGTGGATTAAGCCAATTGGAAATACTGACATTAAacgacaataaattattaagtatacatcCGAACACTTTTAAGGAGTTACCACTACTC aacgaattaaatttaaaaggaaACAGATTAGAAGTTTTAGAACCTTCTTTGTTgtctaataatgaaaaattgaaaaaactcGATGTAAGTCATAATAGGCTAACTGAAATCCATGAATCATACTTTTCTGTaaataa ggaACTCGAAGAACTATCTATTGCTCATAATTCTTTATCGGAGTTTCCAACATCATTAGCAGCGAATCCAAACCTAAAAATTCTAGATTTAAGAAATAACGAAATTAAACATATGAAAAGTGGAATGGTCTCGTCAATGCCATACTTAAAAGAGTTGTACTTGTCAGaaaacaacttaaatattttacacgaaGGGGCCTTTCAACAGCTACCAAATTTGACTATTTTAGAAATGGAAGGAAATAATCTTAACACATTACCTTCGTATGGAATACAAAGCTTGCCAAATCTTATGGTTGTAAAAATGGCTAGAAATAAATTGGTATCCTTACCAAGTGCAGCTATGGTGAATTTACCAATGCTACAAATTGTCGAATTGCAACAAAACCAACTCAATGAAATAGCCAGTGATGCATTTGTTGGTAtaccaaatttaattatgatgaaCTTGAGCCACAATTATTTGAATGGTATGGAAAAATCTGGTTTAAATAATCTAAGAAACTTAGAAGTTCTCGATTTAAGCCATAAcaagttaaaacaaattactacTAGAAGCATACAAAATATGCACtctttaattatgttaaaa CTTGATAACAATAggttgtgtaatattattggaaGCCCATTTGAAGGAATGAGCCGTTTAAGAGTATTAAGCTTGCGAGATAATAAGATGACTTCACTTTCTGAATCTACGTTTAACAGCATCAAACCCACAATATCTCGTTTGGATGTTgatg GTAATCCAGTACACTGTGCTTGTAACATGAGGTGGTTGCAATCATGGTTAAGAACGACAGCTGACAGTTTTGGTCCTAGGTGTACTGATGGTACTTTACTTAGAGAAATGACTTTTACATCAAAACACTGCGAcgaaaaagaattaaataatattgaggaAAACATTCCCGGTTGTGAAATCGAATCTGTTCCTGTTAGTAATG caAATACGGTGACTTCAAATAAGGTAACAACGTGGACAAACAGCGAAGAAtccgataaaaataaaccactGCCAGAAGAAACTGATTATTTTTACGATGATGTCGTTGATTTAAATGACAAAGTTGAACACCAAAGAGGTTTTTCAACTGAGAAAACATTGTCGACAATATCTCCTGCTATTTTATCACATTATGTACCCGGTGATACACCAACATTGTATGCTAGTTCTCGGCCAAATAGCTCTTCCCCTTACACCGATGACCACTCGGTGCAGAGCAACGCTGGTGGTACTGCGTACACATTTTTCGGCGTACCAATACCACCGCTGAATTTGAACAATATATGGGGTCAAGGCAAAGGTACAGGTAAAAGACTCAAGGATAGTAGACGGAATTCATTGCCAAAAAGGACGTCAACAGTAGACCAGGATGGTTTTACGCCTAATTTGCCGGGCACTGGAAGTTTCCGGCCAATGATGACTACTCCAGATAATACTTTCTTTGGGGAAGACATGGAGAACGATGGCGACgaagataatatttacagaaataatagtgcatctaataaaattataggttcCGGTAGTCCTCCGCGGTATCAACTCAGCAGCACTACAGAATCACCATACCGTTATGATAGATTTTCCAGCAACGACTTAAGTTTTTCTAAGTTCGTAAACATCACGACTCGTGATTCCTTATACGAATCGGCCACTATAAATTCAATCATTAGACCAACTGCTAAACCTAGTATGACCAACAACCAGCAACAGACGTTGGCGACAGCTACCACTATACAAAATGATTTGGTTAACCAATCCGAAATTCCATTTGTTCAATTGTCAACAG